From Cherax quadricarinatus isolate ZL_2023a unplaced genomic scaffold, ASM3850222v1 Contig838, whole genome shotgun sequence, a single genomic window includes:
- the LOC128703349 gene encoding pigment-dispersing hormone type 1 has product MRGVVVVVVLVMVGMLSILTQAEGLKSQEREVVAELAAYILRVVHGPLNLYADLPSKRNSEILNTLLGSPTLMSEVGKR; this is encoded by the exons ATGCGTGGAGTCGTGGtcgttgtagtgttggtgatggtgggaatgttgtccatcctcacccaggcagAGGGACTTAAGTCTCAGGAACGTGAG GTGGTTGCCGAATTAGCAGCCTACATCCTGCGTGTAGTTCATGGTCCCTTGAATCTCTATGCTGACTTACCAAGCAAACGAAACTCCGAAATTCTTAACACCCTTCTGGGCAGCCCAACATTAATGTCAGAGGTCGGCAAGAGATAA